In the Erythrolamprus reginae isolate rEryReg1 chromosome 13, rEryReg1.hap1, whole genome shotgun sequence genome, one interval contains:
- the HORMAD1 gene encoding HORMA domain-containing protein 1: MATLQKQRNPLTTAILPTKIATEQQSLVLVKRLLAISVSCITYLRGILPESAYGTRYLDDLCVKILKEDKKCPGSSQLVKWMLGCYDALQKKYLRLIVLAVYTNLEDPQTVTECYQFKFKYTDKGPSMDFRSQQSQSSITCADTKKASILLIRKIYILMQNLGPLPDDVCLTMKLFYYDEVTPPNYQPPGFKEGDCDGMAFEGEPMHLNVGEVPTPFHMLKVKVTTEKDRMERVDRTILKEDTSFASLKGLQLQEGQHQNMEEDFVPENKTGGQKNARRKLQPEEPNLICTEEENSTEEFLSCPISNSKVDHLISRTSELEVTEGRTRSGKKFQGSLGAVENAKQRPPKEAEAQKRRRSQLEKPVCPLDFSSSQDLSPKRKKISQPMEAF, encoded by the exons ATGGCAACTTTGCAGAAGCAAAGGAATCCTCTG acTACAGCCATATTGCCCACCAAGATTGCAACTGAACAGCAATCCCTCGTGTTGGTGAAGCGGCTGTTGGCCATCTCGGTCTCCTGCATCACCTATCTCAGAGGCATTTTGCCCGAATCTGCCTATGGGACGAGATATTTAGATG ATCTCTGTGTGAAGATCctaaaagaagataaaaaatgCCCTGGGTCCAGCCAGCTCGTGAAATG GATGCTGGGGTGTTACGATGCTCTGCAGAAAAAATAT CTCAGATTAATCGTCTTAGCA GTCTACACCAACCTGGAGGATCCCCAG ACGGTTACAGAATGTTACCAGTTTAAGTTCAAATACACGGACAAAGGCCCATCGATGGATTTCAGAAG TCAGCAGAGTCAGTCGAGCATCACCTGCGCCGACACCAAGAAAGCAAGTATCCTGCTCATCCGGAAGATTTACATCCTGATGCAAAACCTGGGGCCACTGCCTGACGACGTCTGCCTGACCATGAAGCTCTTCTATTACGACGAGG ttactCCGCCCAACTACCAGCCCCCTGGATTCAAAGAGGGCGACTGCGACGGGATGGCCTTCGAGGGGGAGCCCATGCACCTCAATGTCGGGGAGGTCCCCACCCCTTTCCACATGCTGAAAGTGAAGGTGACCACTGAGAAGGACCGCATGGAGCGCGTGGACAGAACCATCCTCAAGGAGGACACCAGCTTTGCTTCCCTGAAGGGCTTGCAACTTCAGGAAGGGCAGCATCAAAACATGGAG GAGGATTTTGTGCCAGAAAATAAAACGGGAGGGCAGAAGAATGCGAGGAGGAAGCTGCAACCAGAAG AACCAAATCTGATTTGCACAGAGGAAGAGAACAGCACCGAAGAATTCCTGAGCTGCCCCATCAGTAATTCCAAG GTGGATCATTTAATAAGCAGGACATCGGAACTTGAGGTCACCGAGGGCAGAACACGAAGCGGGAAAAAATTTCAAGGAAGCTTA GGTGCCGTGGAAAACGCCAAGCAGAGGCCCCCCAAGGAGGCCGAAGCCCAGAAGAGAAGGAGATCCCAGCTGGAGAAGCCT gTTTGTCCTTTGGATTTCTCTTCCAGCCAAGACCTCAGTCCCAAGCGGAAGAAGATCAGCCAGCCCATGGAGGCCTTCTAG